The Panicum virgatum strain AP13 chromosome 3N, P.virgatum_v5, whole genome shotgun sequence genome includes the window GGTAGGTCGAGTTGTAGACCTACACATACCTCGTGACAAGGAAACTAGTCGGCCAAAAGGTTATGCTTTTGCTGAGTATGAATCAGAGGAGATTGCCCAGTATGCTGTTAAGCTATTTTCTGGCCTTGTTCGACTTCATAATAAAACACTTAGATTTGCGGTGCGTTTCTTTTTGCTCTCGCATTTTATATAAGTTATTGTAGTGTAGCTGAACTGTTGAATGTTATTGTTTTTTCATGGTATATATCTGTTATGCACTGAACATTAATTGTGTGTGTGTTGGGACTCAACCTTTGCCCAACCCAAGTTGGGGTTCTTGCTCTTACTATATTTCTGAATATTACCAAAAGACTAAGCTCTGAAATTGTTGTACTTTTTGGACAGATGTCTGGGCAAGACAAACCCTCATCAAATAGCAATATGCCTGTAACTCCTAGGTTAAACCCTCTACCAACACCAAAGCCTCCTCATCTTATGAGGTCTAGTGATACTCCTGCATCACAGCAAACAGTAGTGAATGGCAGGATTGCAGGGTATGGTATCTCACCAAGTCATTCATATGACACACATTCTCAAGGTGAGCAACTTCTTTTTTCGCATTTTTGGAACGTGAAACATTTAATGTTGAAATTCATGTTAAAAGCTTATAATTCCCTTTTCTACCAGCATCATCAAGTGGGTTACCAAGTAGAGGACTAAGCAATGGTACATATGAGAATAGTAGACGTGTATTGGATTCTGTTCTGAATGATGCTAGCCGTCAAGGTACCAGGGAACCAGTTCCATACCCGTCCTACTAGCAAGTTGAGGTCCAGTGACGGTAACTTGATATGCTGACAGAATAGGCCACTGAAGCCATTGTCTGTTGTCTCAGCCATCTATGAGGTTATCTCTGTACTCACCATTCCATGCCTGTAAATATGGGTTATGGTGGTAGGGCATATGCTTATCTTTTCGGTTGTTCTGTTGTGCTTTACATTGTGGTGAGAGTTTTGCCTGCTGAGGTTAGGTTCCATCTCGTACTCTAGTGATCAAGGTCTTACCTCCACAAATGTGATTGTACTAGGAATTACCATGTTTCTAGTTACATGAATAGGTGGCAAAACTTTGCAGTTCCTGTTTACATTAAATGTCGCTACCTGTTTCTCGTGTTATAGGAGTGTGTTTGTGTTTAAGATATGAGTATTTGGTGGATTTTGTTTATCACCCTGTTGAATCTGTATTATGTTGGACATCAGAAGGGGAAATGttgtttaaaagaaaagaaatctaCCCTCAAATTATGATGATGTCCGTTTATATGAATCTTTGGTTTATATATGATTTTTTTGCTTGAGCTGTGTGTCCGTGGCAGCAACAGGCTTTCATTAATTC containing:
- the LOC120665398 gene encoding spliceosome-associated protein 49-like isoform X1, which encodes MARNPGCTVFIGNLDDRVPERVLYEILIQVGRVVDLHIPRDKETSRPKGYAFAEYESEEIAQYAVKLFSGLVRLHNKTLRFAMSGQDKPSSNSNMPVTPRLNPLPTPKPPHLMRSSDTPASQQTVVNGRIAGYGISPSHSYDTHSQASSSGLPSRGLSNGTYENSRRVLDSVLNDASRQGTREPVPYPSY
- the LOC120665398 gene encoding uncharacterized protein LOC120665398 isoform X2, whose product is MARNPGCTVFIGNLDDRVPERVLYEILIQMSGQDKPSSNSNMPVTPRLNPLPTPKPPHLMRSSDTPASQQTVVNGRIAGYGISPSHSYDTHSQASSSGLPSRGLSNGTYENSRRVLDSVLNDASRQGTREPVPYPSY